The Juglans regia cultivar Chandler chromosome 11, Walnut 2.0, whole genome shotgun sequence genome contains the following window.
CCCTTCACCATTtagtttcctttttctttttctttttttttaactgtttttGCACCTTTGACTATCGTACTTAGCCCTAGGGGCCGTTCTTGTATTTCTCCTTCCGGCAACGAATAACTTAGgcatccaaaaacaaaaacaaaaccctaggAACTTCAACAGATAATCATGCCCGCCCAAGCTCTTACGTAGCTCAGCAGCTGTTCTTGCTTCTTTCCAGTTCCTCCATTTCCACTAAAAGTCGTCTCAATCTCCTCAAAATAAAGCATAACCCAAGAACCAAAAGAATCTCATCCTACCTTGATTTTGTCAGATTTCAAAATATCATCATATCAATTTACTAGggtcattaaataaaattaggtATGAATGTTTAAGAATTAACCCAGGTTGGTTCAGTTCTGAATCGTGAAAGAACCAACCAAGCCGAAGAGGGTTATATTTGTGGAGATTTAACACTATCTGCTcgaaacaatttaatatattagaAGAATGATAAACGCCAATCGTTTCAAGTTCTGGATCACCTTGTCCACATGCAATTAAGGGATTAACTGTTCAATAGACACCAAAGGAAACTCAATTTGTACCTTTTTATTCCACTGGGATTAGATGAAAGACATTGTCACCAGCTTAAAGAAGATGAACAGAGCAATCTAAGTTGCAGAAGGACCATCTATAGAGGACCTGGAAAAGACCCGTACTCCCTCTGCTCATTCCACCTGTCAACCTGCattaatttaagataaaagCAAAAATAGTTAGATAAAATGGCAGAACTTGTTCAATTATCTGTTATGTATTGGCTACAAATTCAAGCACTAGGGGAAATATATTGGGTAAGAGCCGTGAAGTGAGAAGACAGCACATGCATAATAGCGAGGACCCAACCAAATGGCATGATAATTCTATTGTAATAGACAGCTTTTGTCCAAGCTGCTGAATTcgtaaatataaaaagctttcaATGGTAATTTTGGTGAACACAGTGCTGAGGAATCCGATCTAGGGAACATATgaatgaatatgaaaataattataatagaaAAAGAGTACCTCCATTTCTATATGTCTCCATATTCTTTGCATTCTAGTCCATAAATAGTCATCAAgttcaaaaagttaaaatcattgAATCCAGGGACTTGGGAAGTGCCTTGCAGCCCCCACCACCTCTTGCACAATATCTTTAGACAACCACCAAACTTATAACACCGACTAAGAACTGAACAAACTGGTCCTTATTTAACCAGCAAAGCTAATAAACCAGaccaaaaaaattcaaaagggTCTGATTATGCTTTATAACACGCGTACTTAATGACTTCAAAAGCCTAATGTCTTTATTAATCATTTGTACATAAATTGCGTTATCAGATAAGTGgacaaataatttatatgttCAGTCAGTTGTGGCAATACAATAAGCTAGAAGTACTCACCCATTCACCGGGGCAGATGGAACGATAATACTTGGCAAACTTCTCACATTCACCAGACTCAGCTTTTGCTGCCAAGCACCTGCAATTGATGTTGGCTTTTaaaaaagaaggggaaaaaaggaaCTCAGCTAATAAGTTTCCAGTTAAAATCAATTGCAAGTAAAATTACCTGTGAAACTCAATGTAGCGTGTGAAACAGTGTCTGGTTTGATTTGTTGTAGGGAATCGAAAATCAGCAGGGGCTGTTTTCAGCTCAATCTGGGAGTTAAATTAGTTAATGACAGAAACATTGTATAAGCTAGAATTTAACAAGTAGCAACCATAATTTACATGTCTCAAGCTAATCAttgtagtgaaaaaaaaatcattcaaatcaGATTTAAAACCCATACATGAGCATAGCATACAGATATAAACTCTAGCACCTTTGACCCATATGGCATTGTAACAACCCCATCCAATGTTATTAGGGACTGAATAAGGATAATTTTATTCGACctgaattatatttaatgggtcatattggataagcccacgagttattatttattgaggttGACTAGAAATTGTAGTTAGGCCCATATGCtcaaaagtttattttaagGTCTGTTAAGGTTTAGTTAATGATTTTGGATGGTATTAATGggccaatattttttaaaagccaattgaaatt
Protein-coding sequences here:
- the LOC108980227 gene encoding cytochrome c oxidase subunit 6b-2-like, yielding MPSSTLLFLMDQKPSIGSRSRSLSDRQLMAEIELKTAPADFRFPTTNQTRHCFTRYIEFHRCLAAKAESGECEKFAKYYRSICPGEWVDRWNEQREYGSFPGPL